Below is a window of Buchnera aphidicola (Kurisakia onigurumii) DNA.
CTTGGATTGTTACTGATCAAGGAATATATAAAAAAAAAATGTTATCAGAAAAAGATAGAAAACGAAATAATAGATCTTTAGAAAAAGATTTTAAAAATCCTGATGATATAAATTTTTAATTTTTTGGTAATAAATATTTTAACGAAATTAATTGTATAAAAAATATAATTTTTGTATTAAAACACTTAATTTTGTTAGTTGAAAAAAATTTATTAAAAATAAAAATTTTTATAATTTTCATTATATGTACATATAATTAATACTAAAAGAAAATAGTGAGAATTTGATGGTTGATATAATAGAACAAAAAATTAATACCCTAGGATTAAAATATGATAATAATTCTGATATTGCTATTATAAGAGAATTATATCTTTATTTTGAAAAAAAATTTTTCTATGTTCAATCTACACATATAGAATGTCCTGTTATATGGGTGAATAAAAAAATATTTATTGAAGTAATATTATTCTTGAAAAATAAATCTTCTGTACTATACAATATGTTATTTGATTTACATGGAATAGATGAACGTTCTAGAAATTACAAAAAAGAAATTATTAATTGTGATTTTTCGGTTTTTTATCATTTGTGTTCTATAGATAAAAATAAAGATATTATTTTAAAAGTTCCTTTATTTGAAAAAAAATTAAATATAAGTTCTATACATCATATTTTTTTGAATTCTGATTGGTATGAACGAGAAACTTGGGAAATGTTTGGAATTATTTTTAACAATCATCCTAATTTAACTAGAATTATTATGCCGAAAACATGGAAAGGATATCCTTTAAGAAAAGATTTTCCTGCTAGGGCAACTGAATATACCCCTTTTTCGTTAAATGCTATGAAATTAAAACAGGAAATGGAAGATTTAAAATTTGATCCTAAATTATGGGGTATGAAAAATAAAGAAAAAAATTCAGATTTTATGTTTTTGAATTTAGGACCTAATCATCCTTCTTCACATGGAGCTTTTAGAATTATACTACAATTAAAAGGAGAAAAAATAATAGATTGTGTTCCAGATATAGGATATCACCATCGAGGTGCAGAAAAAATGGCAGAAAGACAATCTTGGCATAGTTATATTCCTTATACGGATCGTATTGAATATCTAGGAGGTTGTGTTAATGAAATGCCGTATATACTTGCTGTAGAAAAATTAGCTAAAATTATAGTTTCTGATAGAATTAAAGTTATACGAGTTATGCTTTCAGAATTATTTCGTATAAACAGTCATTTATTATATATATCTACTTTTATTCAAGATATAGGAGGAATGACTCCTGTTTTTTTAGCTTTTACAGATCGTCAAAAAGTATACGATGTAATTGAATTTATAACTGGATCTAGAATGCACCCTGCATGGTTTAGAATTGGAGGTTTAGCACAAGATTTACCAAAAGGATGGGAAAAAATATTAAAAAATATGCTTTCATGGTTACCAAAAAGATTAAATTTTTATATAAAATCTTTTTTGAAAAATAGTATTTTAATTTCTAGATCTAAAAACATTGCATGTTACAATAAAAAAGAAGCATTAGATTGGGGTGTTACTGGATCTGGTTTACGAGCTACAGGAGTAAATTTTGATGTAAGAAAAAACAGACCTTACTCAGGATATGATTTTTTTAATTTCAATATTCCTATTGGATCTGGAATTAGTGATTGTTATTCTCGAGTTATGTTAAAAGTTGAAGAAATATTTGAAAGTATTTCTATATTGTACCAATGTTTAAAAAATATGCCTGAAGGTCCATTTAAGATGGATCATCCATTAACTACACCTCCTTTAAAAAAATATGTTTTAAAAAATATAGAAACTTTAATTACACATTTTTTAAATGTTTCTTGGGGTCCTGTTATACCTCCTAATGAATCTTTTCAAATGATTGAAGCAACTAAAGGAATTAATAGTTACTATTTAATTAGTGACGGAGGTACTATGAGTTATAGAACAAGAATTAGAACTCCTAGTTTTCCTCACTTGCAACAAATACCATCTGTTATCAGAGGTAGTTTAATATCAGACTTAATAGTTTATTTAGGAAGTATTGATTTTGTTATGTCAGATGTAGATAGATAACAGGTAATGTTGAAAACACTAATAAAAAAATAGTAAGATACCATAATTATGAATTTAAAATTAAAAAAAATAGAAATTATTGAAATTAAAAATAAAATCAATCATTATCATACATCAAGAGCAGCTGTAATTGATGCACTAAAAATAGTACAAAATCGTATTGGATGGGTTCCTGATTGGGGTATTCATGAAGTTTCCAAAATTTTGAATTTATCATATTCGGAAGTAGAAAGTATTGCTACGTTTTATAGTCAAATATTTCGAAAAGAAATAGGAAATAATATTATTAGGTATTGTGATAGTGTTGTTTGTTATATCAAAGGTTATAAAAAGATAGAAAAAAAGTTAGAAGATATTTTAAAAATTAAAACTGGATGTACTACAATTGATAAAAAATTTACTTTATTACCAGTTTGTTGTATAGGAAATTGTGATAAAGCACCTACTTTCATGGTTAATAAAGAATTATATTCTAATGTTAAAACAACATCAATTAAAAAAATACTAGGTTTGTATATATGAAACGTAATATTTTATTACCAGATACTCATCCTTTAACATGGAGAAATAGAAAAGATAAAAAACCAGTATGGATTGATGAATATAGAAATAAAAATGGTTATGTTTCTTTAGAGAAAATATTTTATGAGAATTTTTCTCCTGAATATATTATTAATTTAATTAAAAATTCAGGTTTAAAAGGTAGAGGTGGGGCTGGATTTTTAACTGGTTTAAAATGGAGTTTATTAAATGATGTTAATGATGATAAACAACGTTATTTAATATGTAATGCGGATGAAATGGAGCCTGGAACATATAAAGATAGATTTTTAATGGAAAGAATACCTCATTTATTAATCGAAGGAATTATTATTAGTGCTTTTGCTTTACAGGTTTCTATAGCATATATATTTTTACGAGGAGAATATTTTAAATCAGAAAATTTTTTAAATAGATCTATTACAGAAGCATATGAAAATAATTATTTAGGAAAAAACATATTAAATAGTAATTTTACATTAAATTTATATGTTCATAGTGGAGCAGGTCGGTATATTTGTGGTGAAGAAACAGCATTAATTAATTCATTAGAAGGTAATCGTCCAAATCCAAGATTAAAACCACCTTTTCCTGCTAGTATTGGTTTATGGGGTCAACCTACTTGTGTGAATAATGTAGAAACTTTATGTAATATTCCAGCAATTATTTTATATGGAAATGATTGGTATAATAATTTATCTAATGGTGAAAATAGTGCAGGAACTAAACTTATGGGTTTTTCTGGTCAAGTAAATAACCCAGGTATATGGGAATTACCTTTTGGTATTACTGCTCGTGAGTTATTAGAAGATTATGCTCAAGGAATGCGAAAAGGTTTTATATTAAAATCTTGGCAACCAGGAGGGGCAAGTACTGATTTTTTATTAGAAAAACATTTAGATGTAAAAATGGATTTTGATAGTATAAAAAAAATA
It encodes the following:
- the nuoC gene encoding NADH-quinone oxidoreductase subunit C/D, whose translation is MVDIIEQKINTLGLKYDNNSDIAIIRELYLYFEKKFFYVQSTHIECPVIWVNKKIFIEVILFLKNKSSVLYNMLFDLHGIDERSRNYKKEIINCDFSVFYHLCSIDKNKDIILKVPLFEKKLNISSIHHIFLNSDWYERETWEMFGIIFNNHPNLTRIIMPKTWKGYPLRKDFPARATEYTPFSLNAMKLKQEMEDLKFDPKLWGMKNKEKNSDFMFLNLGPNHPSSHGAFRIILQLKGEKIIDCVPDIGYHHRGAEKMAERQSWHSYIPYTDRIEYLGGCVNEMPYILAVEKLAKIIVSDRIKVIRVMLSELFRINSHLLYISTFIQDIGGMTPVFLAFTDRQKVYDVIEFITGSRMHPAWFRIGGLAQDLPKGWEKILKNMLSWLPKRLNFYIKSFLKNSILISRSKNIACYNKKEALDWGVTGSGLRATGVNFDVRKNRPYSGYDFFNFNIPIGSGISDCYSRVMLKVEEIFESISILYQCLKNMPEGPFKMDHPLTTPPLKKYVLKNIETLITHFLNVSWGPVIPPNESFQMIEATKGINSYYLISDGGTMSYRTRIRTPSFPHLQQIPSVIRGSLISDLIVYLGSIDFVMSDVDR
- the nuoE gene encoding NADH-quinone oxidoreductase subunit NuoE, which gives rise to MNLKLKKIEIIEIKNKINHYHTSRAAVIDALKIVQNRIGWVPDWGIHEVSKILNLSYSEVESIATFYSQIFRKEIGNNIIRYCDSVVCYIKGYKKIEKKLEDILKIKTGCTTIDKKFTLLPVCCIGNCDKAPTFMVNKELYSNVKTTSIKKILGLYI
- the nuoF gene encoding NADH-quinone oxidoreductase subunit NuoF, with the protein product MKRNILLPDTHPLTWRNRKDKKPVWIDEYRNKNGYVSLEKIFYENFSPEYIINLIKNSGLKGRGGAGFLTGLKWSLLNDVNDDKQRYLICNADEMEPGTYKDRFLMERIPHLLIEGIIISAFALQVSIAYIFLRGEYFKSENFLNRSITEAYENNYLGKNILNSNFTLNLYVHSGAGRYICGEETALINSLEGNRPNPRLKPPFPASIGLWGQPTCVNNVETLCNIPAIILYGNDWYNNLSNGENSAGTKLMGFSGQVNNPGIWELPFGITARELLEDYAQGMRKGFILKSWQPGGASTDFLLEKHLDVKMDFDSIKKIGSRLGTALCMAVDSNINMVALVLNIEEFFSRESCGLCTPCRSGLPWIVNILKNIYKKNGKLKDIQYLEDLCITLGPGKTVCALAPGAIEPLQSALKYFRHEFEQLIQNK